A window of Chloroflexota bacterium contains these coding sequences:
- a CDS encoding TetR/AcrR family transcriptional regulator — MPDVKDYVTTSLREERAAVTRGRITNAARQLFRSQGYGATTLTAVAWEAGVAVQTIYAVYRSKPGILRALRESVLNQPEAEALFEEALRARHGDRALELFARSIRRRWEYGADIVVIHRDAATADRAVRAEVDRILTIRRAGLGRLARSLDGELCADVDVERATAILDALTLPEVYLELVDVQGWTADGFEVWLRRLLRQQLIE, encoded by the coding sequence GTCACGCGCGGCCGCATCACCAATGCGGCCCGACAGCTCTTCCGGTCCCAGGGCTACGGCGCCACGACGCTGACTGCTGTCGCCTGGGAGGCCGGCGTCGCCGTTCAGACGATCTACGCCGTCTACCGCTCGAAACCGGGCATCCTGCGCGCGCTCCGCGAGAGCGTCCTGAACCAACCCGAGGCAGAGGCGTTGTTCGAGGAGGCGCTACGGGCGCGACATGGGGACCGAGCGCTCGAGCTGTTCGCCCGTTCCATCCGGCGGCGCTGGGAGTACGGCGCCGACATCGTCGTGATCCACCGCGACGCGGCCACGGCCGACCGGGCCGTTCGGGCAGAAGTCGACCGGATCCTCACGATCCGCCGAGCGGGCCTCGGCAGGCTCGCCCGCTCACTCGACGGCGAGCTCTGCGCCGACGTCGACGTGGAGCGTGCGACCGCGATCCTCGATGCGCTGACGTTGCCGGAGGTCTATCTCGAGCTCGTGGACGTCCAGGGCTGGACGGCGGACGGGTTCGAGGTCTGGCTGCGGCGGTTGCTCAGACAGCAGTTGATCGAATGA